One genomic window of Gossypium hirsutum isolate 1008001.06 chromosome D11, Gossypium_hirsutum_v2.1, whole genome shotgun sequence includes the following:
- the LOC107953782 gene encoding disease resistance protein At4g27190-like, which translates to MEALASILESLASKAAEYMVDSTHEQLGYLFNHESKFQNLWSKVQELKDARQRVQQSVDEANRNGEKIFDDVERWLTMVNDKISDQATTQLQEDEKKAMESYFAGFLLGIKSRYHLSKKAEKEVEAITQLLNGKDQFDGVSYRPALEGMSIRPVKEYEAFGSRSDAFNGVMAALDDDNINIIGVYGMGGVGKTTLVKEAARQIIAKEKKLFDEVILVAITQASNISNIQNEITEKLGLKIEERSVDVRAARLHDRLKKINKVLIILDDIWEEHDLDALGIPSVDKNKGLKILMTSRRLKVLKSMGSQKSLPIDILKEDEAWNLFKIVAGPIAERSDLQSKANKVAQKCAGLPIAIATVAKALKHKENLHEWEDALEQLKPSEINFRRVPSAVYSAIEMSYKYLKTEDLKSVFLLCSIMGHNAAIEDLLKYCTGLGLFRGLDTIQKVRNGVLTLVSELEDSSLLPAGSTPECFDMHDVVCDVAISIASRDRGWLALGKEDVFEGWSDVQTMRNYNLISLQHTKVSELPDELECPNLTFFAMVNRDSCLKIPNNFFKGMKRLKVLSLEKVNLSSLPSSIDSLRSLCALRLIDYGVEDIVMLGELVNLEILDLRNSGIRLLSKEIGQLRRLKLLDLSYCYSLKVVSPNVLSSLSSLEELYFFHSFDRWEVEGTDNLIRSNASLVELQSLSRLTTLKVRVPNEQAMPEDNIFLGKLERYKICIGDGKWYWTETRMEASRMLKLKMKMLDSNLANKV; encoded by the coding sequence ATGGAGGCTCTTGCTTCCATTCTTGAATCTCTTGCTAGCAAAGCTGCTGAGTACATGGTTGACTCCACTCATGAACAACTTGGTTACTTGTTCAATCATGAGAGCAAGTTTCAGAACCTTTGGAGTAAAGTTCAAGAGCTGAAGGATGCAAGACAAAGGGTGCAGCAATCTGTTGACGAGGCTAATAGGAATGGGGAGAAGATTTTCGATGATGTTGAAAGGTGGTTGACAATGGTGAATGACAAGATATCTGACCAGGCTACAACACAATTGCAGGAGGATGAAAAGAAAGCGATGGAGAGTTATTTCGCTGGCTTTCTTCTTGGTATCAAGTCTCGTTACCATCTCAGCAAGAAAGCTGAAAAGGAGGTGGAGGCCATAACACAACTCTTGAATGGAAAGGATCAATTTGATGGAGTTTCCTACCGTCCTGCTCTTGAAGGGATGAGCATTAGACCTGTCAAAGAGTACGAGGCTTTTGGATCAAGAAGCGATGCTTTCAATGGGGTGATGGCGGCATTGGATGATGATAATATCAACATAATAGGAGTGTACGGGATGGGAGGTGTGGGCAAAACCACACTTGTCAAAGAGGCTGCCAGACAAATCATTGCCAAGGAGAAAAAGCTGTTTGATGAAGTGATCTTGGTTGCCATAACACAAGcatcaaacatttcaaatattcAGAATGAGATTACGGAGAAGTTAGGCCTGAAAATTGAGGAGAGGAGCGTTGATGTACGAGCTGCCCGGCTACATGATCGGCTAAAGAAAATCAACAAGGTTCTTATCATCTTGGATGATATTTGGGAGGAACATGACTTGGACGCACTTGGAATTCCTTCTGTAGATAAAAACAAGGGATTGAAGATCTTGATGACGTCTAGGAGGCTCAAAGTATTGAAGTCGATGGGTTCTCAGAAAAGCCTTCCAATTGATATCCTGAAAGAAGATGAAGCATGGAACCTGTTTAAGATCGTGGCTGGTCCTATTGCTGAAAGATCTGACTTGCAGTCTAAAGCAAATAAAGTCGCCCAAAAATGTGCAGGATTGCCGATCGCTATTGCAACAGTTGCAAAGGCTTTGAAACATAAGGAGAATTTACATGAATGGGAGGATGCTCTGGAGCAGCTAAAGCCCTCTGAAATAAACTTCAGGAGGGTACCAAGTGCTGTGTATTCAGCTATAGAAATGAGCTACAAATATTTGAAAACAGAGGACCTTAAATCTGTTTTCTTGCTGTGCAGTATAATGGGTCATAATGCTGCCATTGAAGACTTGCTGAAATATTGCACAGGCTTGGGCTTATTTCGTGGTCTTGACACAATACAAAAAGTACGGAACGGAGTATTAACGTTGGTTAGTGAGCTCGAAGACTCTTCTCTGCTACCTGCTGGTTCTACCCCTGAATGCTTTGACATGCATGATGTTGTTTGCGATGTTGCCATTTCAATTGCTTCTAGGGACCGTGGTTGGCTTGCTTTAGGAAAGGAAGATGTATTTGAAGGGTGGTCAGATGTCCAAACAATGAGAAACTACAATCTTATTAGCCTACAACATACTAAGGTTAGTGAGCTTCCTGATGAGTTGGAATGTCCGAACCTTACCTTTTTCGCTATGGTTAATAGGGATTCTTGTTTAAAAATTCCAAATAACTTTTTTAAGGGTATGAAAAGACTCAAAGTCTTGAGTCTCGAGAAAGTGAATTTGTCGTCCTTGCCTTCCTCCATTGATTCCTTAAGAAGTCTTTGTGCGTTGCGTTTGATAGATTATGGAGTAGAAGATATAGTCATGTTAGGAGAGTTAGTAAATTTAGAAATCCTTGACCTCCGTAATTCTGGTATTAGACTGCTCTCAAAGGAGATAGGGCAGTTGAGGAGGCTAAAATTGCTAGACTTGAGCTATTGTTACAGTCTTAAAGTTGTATCACCAAACGTGTTGTCAAGTTTATCAAGTTTAGAAGAACTATACTTTTTTCATAGCTTTGATAGATGGGAGGTTGAGGGAACTGATAATCTTATAAGAAGCAATGCTAGTCTGGTTGAGTTGCAGTCTTTGTCACGTCTGACCACTTTGAAAGTACGTGTTCCTAATGAACAAGCCATGCCAGAAGATAACATTTTTCTTGGAAAGCTGGAAAGATACAAGATTTGCATTGGAGATGGTAAGTGGTATTGGACTGAGACGAGGATGGAAGCTTCAAGAATGTTGAAGTTGAAGATGAAAATGTTGGATTCTAACTTAGCAAACAAAGTTTAA
- the LOC107953620 gene encoding uncharacterized protein, which produces MDFNMLQPSFWFDACNKRSSNLYGGIKLLLRKTESLYVDEAEDVREMLDDPVNQGLPHLKHLKLSNVSDMKFVIGSRMLVSCLESLDLHSLMNLESICEAEQKAESFGRLRFLEVSECKMLKNLFSFSIAKRLRQLEEIEVSHCNNMREFILVEKEEEIGENDNLEFPQLRSLSLRYLPTFNGTWYSQKTLQSVTWLFGKMVLFPVALEELYLDSVNGIEKIWHDDQLLTVSLGVQSLTRLEVWECHKLKCAFTSSMVKSFVQLETLIVSHCDKMEDIIEGILGGEERINNSIRVFPKLNSLKLNNLSNLKRFCCGINPVEFPLLRKLEIKKCHVLSAFHFETASIGNNISFDPSVPRPQYLFSEKVIFPVLEELGICCGIEYEVQDVDLDIRTTMECELEACRDDDSMKELYMFPNLHQLTLGWNVGVKEIWRLVPSSVPFQNLVILEVRECDGIIKLITHSTAKSLVQLKEMSILNCKKIEEIIEGGDNNDQDEIIFPQLNSLELESLPKLESFCLSWNYTFGFPSLQTVIVEDCPKMKIFSQRHSNAPMLNEVEFYWSGCYEEHWENDLNSTIQQFFREHQIDMVEKSKNFEEYLSHLSTSNSQNDLIKEYENSEEDQSNPFKKQKRHGT; this is translated from the exons ATGGATTTTAACATGCTTCAGCCGAGTTTCTGGTTTGATGCATGCAAC AAAAGAAGTAGTAATTTGTATGGTGGGATTAAACTATTGTTGAGAAAAACTGAAAGTCTGTACGTAGATGAAGCGGAAGATGTTAGGGAAATGCTTGACGACCCAGTTAACCAAGGGttaccacatttaaagcatctcAAGCTCTCGAATGTCTCAGACATGAAATTTGTGATAGGCTCCAGGATGTTGGTTTCTTGTCTGGAGTCATTGGATCTTCATAGTTTGATGAATTTGGAGTCAATATGTGAAGCTGAACAGAAAGCTGAATCATTTGGGAGACTAAGGTTCCTAGAAGTCAGCGAGTGCAAGATGTTGAAGAATTTGTTCTCCTTCTCCATAGCCAAAAGGCTTCGCCAACTTGAAGAAATTGAGGTATCCCATTGCAACAACATGAGAGAGTTCATACTTGTTGAAAAGGAAGAAGAGATTGGCGAGAATGATAACTTAGAATTCCCTCAGTTACGTTCTTTATCGTTACGATATTTGCCCACATTCAATGGCACCTGGTATTCACAGAAAACCCTTCAATCTGTCACGTGGCTTTTCGGTAAAATG GTTTTGTTTCCTGTGGCATTGGAGGAGTTGTATTTAGATTCAGTCAATGGGATCGAAAAAATATGGCATGATGATCAACTTCTTACGGTGTCTCTTGGTGTTCAAAGTTTAACACGTTTGGAAGTGTGGGAATGCCATAAGTTGAAGTGTGCATTTACTTCATCTATGGTTAAAAGCTTTGTGCAACTAGAAACACTTATTGTTTCTCATTGTGATAAAATGGAAGATATAATAGAAGGAATACTAGGTGGAGAAGAAAGAATTAACAACAGCATAAGGGTGTTCCCTAAGCTTAACTCGTTGAAACTCAACAATCTTTCTAATCTCAAAAGATTTTGTTGTGGAATCAATCCAGTTGAATTTCCACTTTTAAGGAAATTAGAAATAAAGAAATGTCATGTTTTGAGTGCATTCCATTTTGAGACTGCAAGTATTGGAAACAATATTTCATTTGATCCTAGTGTACCTCGGCCACAATATCTCTTCAGTGAAAAg GTGATATTTCCTGTGCTAGAGGAATTGGGTATTTGTTGTGGCATTGAATATGAGGTACAAGATGTTGATTTGGATATTAGAACAACTATGGAATGTGAGCTAGAAGCATGTCGTGATGATGATAGCATGAAAGAATTG TATAtgtttccaaatctacatcaacTTACTTTGGGATGGAATGTTGGAGTGAAAGAGATATGGCGTTTAGTTCCATCCTCGGTACCTTTCCAAAATTTGGTAATATTGGAGGTAAGAGAATGTGATGGAATCATAAAACTAATTACACATTCTACAGCCAAAAGTCTAGTGCAGCTCAAAGAAATGAGTATACTTAATTGCAAAAAGATAGAAGAAATAATAGAAGGTGGGGACAACAATGATCAAGATGAAATCATTTTTCCACAACTCAACAGTTTGGAACTTGAATCTCTACCAAAGCTAGAAAGCTTCTGCTTATCATGGAATTATACGTTTGGATTCCCATCCTTACAAACTGTAATTGTAGAAGATTGTCCAAAGATGAAGATATTCTCTCAAAGACACTCAAACGCTCCAATGTTGAACGAAGTAGAATTCTATTGGAGTGGGTGTTATGAAGAGCATTGGGAAAATGACCTTAATAGCACCATACAACAATTTTTCAGAGAACAT CAAATTGACATGGTAGAAAAATCTAAGAATTTTGAAGAATATCTAAGCCATCTTTCAACTTCTAATTCCCAA AATGACCTGATAAAAGAATATGAAAACTCTGAGGAAGATCAAAGCAATCCTTTTAAGAAACAAAAGAGACATGGAACATAG